From Methanospirillum lacunae:
GGATGAGCAGAGCTCAGGCAATCAGATCAATTATTCTACCACAGGCAATGCGGATTGCCCTGCCTGGCTGGTCTAATGAATATCCTGAGATCCTGACAGAGTCGTCAATATGTTATGCAATAGGTGTTGCAGAGCTCCTTACACGATCTTCACAGATTGTTTCGCAGACCTATGTCACGATGCCCATCTATCTCGCCTGTGCTGTGATGTTTATCCTGCTCAGCTATGCCGGGACCCACCTTATCCAAAGACTTGAAAAGCGGATCGCCATACCTGGTTTTGGTCCGGGGAGTTCATCATAATATGTCAGAATCAGAGTTTATTCTCAAGGTCGAAGATATACGCAAGTCCTTCGGCAGCTCGGAAGTCCTGAAGGGTGTCTCATTTAATGTTAAAAAAGGTGAGACGATCTGTTTTATCGGCCCTTCTGGTACAGGAAAGAGTACACTTCTCCGGTGTATCAATCAACTCACCATTCCGGATAGCGGGAAAGTGCTTCTGAACGGAGAAGAGGTCACTCATTCAGGCTCACAGATCAACCATTTCAGGCAGAAGATCGGGATGGTTTTTCAGAACTTCTTCCTCTTTGATCATCTCACAGCGGTCAGGAATGTTGAGATTGCACTCCTGAAAGTCAAAGGGATGAATGCAAAGGATGCAAGAGCAAAGGCAATGAAAGAACTTCAGCAGGTGGGTATGGCTGAATGGGCAGATCATTTTCCTGCTGAACTTTCAGGTGGTCAGGCACAGCGTGTTTCTATCGCTCGTGCATTAGCCATGGATCCAGATGTCATGCTTTTTGATGAACCAACGAGTGCCCTAGATCCTGAACTGACCCGTGAGGTTCTTGAGGTCATGAAAAAACTTGCACTTGATGGTATGACTATGCTGGTTGTTACCCATGAGATGGGATTTGCCTGCTCTGTTGCAAACCAGATCCTGTTCATGGAGCATGGAGTCATTAAAGAGCAGGGAAGTCCGCAGGTCCTTTTGAATGATCCAAAGTTTGAACGGTGTAAGGCATTCATCGGGCAGTTTCGGGAGTTTTCACAGTAGGGATCATGGATTCGATTACCTTCCTTGTTGACATTATTGCTCCTGCCTTCTGGAACGGATTACTTGTAACTCTCTCCCTCATAGCAGTAACAGCACCAATCGGGTTTGCTCTTGGCATCATCATAGCATGTGGCCGGGTGTATGGAGGAAAAGTTGTATCAAAAATCTTTCAGGGGTATACCATCTTTTTCAAGGGTTGCCCGCTCCTCTTATTGTTGTTTATTCTGTATTTCGGACTACCACCGTATGGAATTACCCTGAGTCCATTTGTGGCATCAGTCATCGGGTTTATTCTCTGCAACAGTGCTTACAATTCTGAATATGTCAGAGGGGCAATCCTTTCTGTGAAAGAAGGGCAGATTACTGCTGCAAAGGCACTTGGGATGACGCGAAACCAGGCAATCCGGTTTGTTGTTCTCCCCCAGGCTCTTCGGAGAGCAATCCCGGGAATATCAAATGAGTTTATTTACCTGATCAAGTATTCATCGCTGGCATACATGATCACCGTCATTGAACTGACCGGTGCCGGGAAACTTATTGCAACAAAATATTTTGCATACAATGAGACGTTTTTTGCCCTGGCAATCGTGTATCTGGCACTCGTGACCATAACGACATTTGGTGCTAATGCCATAGAAAGGAAGTTTTCAATTCCCGGGTAAAATTTTTTTTTTGTGAGACTGGAGTCATATCAGTATCTTATTATCGCTCGTTTTTTTTTCGTTGA
This genomic window contains:
- a CDS encoding amino acid ABC transporter permease, which codes for MDSITFLVDIIAPAFWNGLLVTLSLIAVTAPIGFALGIIIACGRVYGGKVVSKIFQGYTIFFKGCPLLLLLFILYFGLPPYGITLSPFVASVIGFILCNSAYNSEYVRGAILSVKEGQITAAKALGMTRNQAIRFVVLPQALRRAIPGISNEFIYLIKYSSLAYMITVIELTGAGKLIATKYFAYNETFFALAIVYLALVTITTFGANAIERKFSIPG
- a CDS encoding amino acid ABC transporter ATP-binding protein yields the protein MSESEFILKVEDIRKSFGSSEVLKGVSFNVKKGETICFIGPSGTGKSTLLRCINQLTIPDSGKVLLNGEEVTHSGSQINHFRQKIGMVFQNFFLFDHLTAVRNVEIALLKVKGMNAKDARAKAMKELQQVGMAEWADHFPAELSGGQAQRVSIARALAMDPDVMLFDEPTSALDPELTREVLEVMKKLALDGMTMLVVTHEMGFACSVANQILFMEHGVIKEQGSPQVLLNDPKFERCKAFIGQFREFSQ